A segment of the Mercurialis annua linkage group LG4, ddMerAnnu1.2, whole genome shotgun sequence genome:
cagtgttatgataacgacatgataatgtagttatattaatatgatattcaggcactattttatcatacattatcatgtcgttgtcacaacattatcatttaggtactctaaaatattatcatatatattatcatattgttgTCATAACATTGTCATTTAGGTACTCTAAAACATTATCATCTTggtattatataataatattatgataacgagatgatactacagtgataacaacatgataatcaatttttttctgcagtgttatgataacaacatgataatacagtgatactcatatgataatcagaggctgtttttttttaaaaaaaaaatttttttTGCTGTAGTGgtatgataatcagatgttggtttttttttgcagaaaatcgtttttttttcataataacttcgtttttcatgcaatagatctaaaattgaaaaaaatttaagagtaatttatttatatctgaatgttaaaaaaattgcaataatcaccatgaattaaagaaaagttcgctaaaataaaatatgaaagaacagTGGAgcaacggtaaaacggcggcggagcgatgaaggaacaacaaagaaaaaagaaaaaaatggagaagaaaagaaaaaataaagaagaagaagaagaagaagagagagagagagagagagagagagagagagagaaaaagagaggaaaatataaaaaatgacagTTGCCATATGAtaagagtaaaaaattaataaaaatagtataatgataatataaatatgttttagagtaaaaataaataaaagcattaaaatgattaagtattttttctatttttttcttattgaggtaggaaatcaaatatttttaaaaataaaatatttatcctaattttctctaaaattttcATATAAGCCCGCCCAAACTCTGCTtgcaaaaatataaagttaGGGCCGGATTTGGGtagaaaatataaagtttgAGCCGAGCTCGGACCGGACTTGAACttgcataaaaaattaaaaagcccGACAGGTGTACTCACTGAGTATGATAATCAGACTAGTATATTTTCttgttatcaaaaaaaatttacttttctCTTATGGTATCATAGCATTAAAAGCTTTCGATGTTCCTTTTCTCGAGCAATCAAAGCTTGATTTTCTTAATGAACAAACAGATTCTACAGTCTATAGTCAATGGAAAATGTTAAATATAGGCAAGAAAATGTCAATTTCGGCAAGAAAAGGCAAACCCTGTTTGAAGTCCTTTTTTTTTACATCTAGATAAAAATCTTTCGTTAGTTTTAGTTTCAATTCTACTTGATGGAGGCAATTATCATAAATGGTATAGATAGACGAGGAtagtattataattaaaaaaaatcaaatttgtaGATAGATCCATTCTAGTTCCAAACTGAGATGATGATACATGTAAAGTTTAGAAAATATGTAATACTATAAAAATGTCATGGCTCTATTGAGCTGTTTCACTTACTATATATTGCTGAGAGTATTTATGGACTCTCCTCTTGATATGGCAAGATCTGAGAGACAAATTTTTTCAAGGAGTCAATTATAAGATAGGAGATTTACAAGAagaaatttatacttttaaatagaATAATCTGCAAATTAAAACTTAAATGCTTTGAGTCTTAGTTCTTACAATTAAAAACATTCAATTGAAActgaaatattaaaagaaaaacaaaacatatatattttcaaaaaggcATGCATGCAGCTCAAAAGCTGGATAAGAGTCATTGTTATAACTGTAAAAAATGTcgaattcaaataaatattggTTTATGAGTCAGCTTTCTTTTTTAGATTTGCTTTTTACTATTTTCCGTTTCTAATGATTGCTTCACTCCATCATTGGAGTTATTCAACCGACTACATTTCATATCTTCATATACTAATTTTAGGATTTTGCTAAATTTGGACTTGCTTACATAATTCTCTAAATTCGATACTTCTGTTAGAGTTGTCATGttatgaatttgttttttaatagtGTTATGAACAATTAACCCTACTAACtccattaataattaaaataaatctatCTCTgctaaaatatatttgatagtATTATGGATTTGATCGGACTTTAACAAAATCGAAAGCATATTTTTCATCTATAAATGCTAAATTTTCCCTCTATGCTTCTCAATTATGTTAaagttactttttaaatttatatatctcAATCAAAGTTAAAGacaactaacaactaacaaataaaaattaattaaacttagaAGCATATTACGTAAATAAAAAACAGTTAAAGGGGCTGAAACTGTGTATTACATTTAAAAATACACAATCtaaatttaatcatttttacctatgagttataactcaaatgatataaactcCGGGCATCAATCTGTGAGGTCgtggtttcaatttttttcacaaaCGCTTCCTCCTTCtcaattattcaaataaaataaatttagtcaTCTGTTTTTGAAAAGGATGTCgaaaaagattttaaaaaattaattattctcaTGTCATATTATATCTAAAGAAatactttaatatttaaaactgaTTCATAATTAAGCTAAATAGTTCGAAATTGAACTCAACCATATTCATATGTAATGGCGAATcggtttcattttttaaaaattaacttcaaATGAATCACAAATTATATACACTATACAAAGATATATGTGATGGTGGCACAAGGAAGTGGCCACCATGTTTGACCATGATCAGTACCCTGTCATCTCTTTTCTTCTCCTTTTCTAGACAAATCGGTTATTAATCTTTCATTTCTGTAGAGATATTATGAAAGAACTGACTgtatgaaaaggtgaaaagttgtCGATCTAACTTTTAAGAATTTCATTGACAAAGATGATCGGAAATACTAAATTTTAACGGATCAAGCGAAATACCCGCTCCAGCGAAACTCTTGCTTCTCGTTCGGACAAATATACGCGGAATCTATGTCCAAATTTGTCGTTTTCCGATCTACTTATTACTTGTATATTGAGAAGATTAATTCCTCAACCTCTATCCACAAGAAGTGTcacttgtcaattttacttttaaaatttctatctctCACTCATTATACATCAAAGGAAATGAAATCAAAGCTTATCAACTTCTAGTTTGGTAAAGTGGTGTGAcctcaaaaagtgaaatgctaCAAAAAGAGAGAATGTTTGAATGAAAAAGCAAGAAATTGAATTGCTGCTGTGATCATAATTTGCCATTTCAATTATCTTTCTCTCAATCATTACTCCTTTTCTTCTGTCACTTTCATGTTTGAGTCCCACCAAATTAGTAGTACTATTCATTCGTGGATCTTCATCATATtagcttaattatttttagagtGCTGGTGCATGTTTGATCAATTAGCAAGCATGCTTAATTAGTGCCACCAGCTTTCATGGCAGCTCAATTCAACATTTTAGTTCTATTCGGTCGAATCAaattatgatattaattattagaatcaACGCGAGGATAATGTATAAAGAAATATCTCCGTGTTTTTATTCAGAGTTATCTTGTTTCTGTCTGTTGAGATAAACTACCGATTGTTGAAATTAGAGAAATTAAAATGTACATGATGAATTATCGGcaagaaaaaatatcaaataccaTGATTCAACTTGAATCCTTAATGacttaattcaattaattcttTCCATctatatattgtttattttaattcataattttttatgtgaaattttcatcacattatatatattttttttaaaatcattatcgTTGTTGAAAAAAACTCAGTGCAAACATTAAGTTTTGCATATAATGCAAAATTACGGAGGATTTAGATATGTTGAAATGTCAAAGAATCAATAGAGCAGCAGTGATGCATGATCATCACACATGGATTTGCTTTTTGACTAAATAGtttgtattttaactttttcactCAAGAAAGGCTTAggtttgaaaagaaaaaggtaGGATCGTGTTTAagcttataattaatataattattgttttaaaaagataattaagaAGCAAGACTCACATCATAAGTTTCCACctatttcattttctattttactttttatcATTACTCTTTTTCACGCTtgttatttccatttttttttgaaacaactTCCATATTATTTACAGTCTTTCACTAATTTTCATTGGATACCTTTTCATCTTAATATAACTATAATGTATTAGTATATCTCAATAGGATGCCATAAATTAATTCCATCTATTTATTGTcatgataatttatatttagtgCATTGTTTGTTACATATAAAgtaatactatatttttatgttCCATTTTTTGATatcttaatatatattttaagttaattttttttatcttcttcAAATAAATTACTTCTATTTTCAATATAATCTAAAATATAATCATTAATAgaactaaatatatttttgaaattagtGACAATATTggcattttttttttggtaagcccatccggtttccaaggcttcgccctgactaatccgtaTTGGCATTTTGATACCTCTAATTATATGATTATGGATTCAAATAAATTACAATGACATGACCTAGCTGGCTAAATTatgaaaaaaggtcaaaaaaAGTCTCAGTTTATGCAATTAAAAAGCTGGATCAGAGATTTTTCATTCATTGTTTTCCAGTAAAAAACATGATTGAATCACagcaaaaagataaaaaggaaGTCgcatatcaaatcaaaacttaatcctgtggtggGGATTACGTAATAATTTTACACTTTAATTCCCTGCATGCAGTCATTGGAGCCCACCGTACATACTTTGATGATCAATCAAAGATTAGATTATTTTGGTGACGATGATCATCATGAACTGATGGCTGCAAATCATTTGGCGTGTaaattttgttgttgtttgctTTACCTAGTTCAGTTCCCCATATTCCCCTCTTTTACTATTTACTACTTTTACTATTTAAAATGTCATTTTGATCCAAATTAATTGACTTAAATAGCACTTCGCCCCCTTAATTTATAAGCAATTGATAATtagcacataaattaacttAGTGAAATTAGTCTTAAAATTGGTAATTATGATCTATTACCcctattttttacaatttgtcAATTTGTTCCCTCAACTTGTAATCTAATTGTAAAAAGGGGACTAATTGACTTTAACTATCAATTTTAGGACTGATTtatccacaaaattaatttatgttattGTTTACCAGTTCACGGGACAAATTACTATTTAAGTCcaaaatttgaataatatacttAACTTTTACTCATAACTTGCTGGATTTTTGTTACAATTACTTTTTATTTGGTCTATTTCgttattttattattggaaaaaatgataataatttaTCCTATGATAATTGATATATTGAATTTTAAAgttcatttattaataaaaaaaaaatccccgtataaataatatatacttgataaaaattcaattaaaaaacataTCTAAATGCAACAAAATTTATTTGCGATAGAATGTATTAAAATGATTAATCAGTTGAAACTAAAATTAGACCATGGATTGATGTTGATTTACATGCATAATTGTTACCAGAGTGGCTCGGAATAGTGAGTTGAAGCTATTATGTGATGATACCCAGCTCTTTCGATTTtgcaatttttatcaattaattgaTCTGAGTTTTGTCATACTGATTAACAATCTGTCGAACTTTTAAccttttagattaaattaaattaaataaaatcaaagtaTATTCTAACAAATTAAATGCTacaaaaatatgaaagaaaaaaattaacgcttgatttacttaaaaaaatataaaaaattagtgaattttttttgacacaATATTAATCGAGCAGACTCGCATGCCATCTACACTAAAACTTCCATGACTTGCTTCAATTGTATCAAACTAATTTATCAAGGACTTGAATCTAAAAGTCGtataaataataacaaatcttgaataatttatttgagatatGCAAATCGAaataaaactgctaaaaatcatcaaaataaaaTGAGCTTTGTATAAGAGCaaagagaaattcttatgtagactcggtctaccacgtcatccgtagactaacctatcacattatgacacgtcattaaaatgatggcaattttgtaaattcgttttttacttatttacacctttgaatagtaatattacaagattgtcatcattttaatgatgtgttataatgtgataggtttggtctacggatgacgtggtagaccgagtctacctaagaatttctcaagAGCAAAAGCCTTTTTGGCGTTTTTTATTCACTCAACTCCGCCGCTgcattttcttttgaaaaagaaaagaattcgCCTGTAGCAGTGCAGCCAATAGTCTCCTTTTCAGAATTTACTGAAGTAAAggaagagaaataaaaaaataaatattagtgaCAAATTTTAATAAGGGCGATACTAGAAAATCAGATTCTCACACCCAACAAAATTGAAATAgagaagaatttttttaaaaaaaagagagccacatccataattttttaatttaatcttgTTTTGAATGGTAATTATTAAGCTTCAATTAAATCGATTTAACCAATAATAAGATTTCGCTGTGTTCTTGGACAACACAATACTAAAGTCCTGAGTTCAATTTTTTCCATAAGCGCTTCTCCGGTATATACTCATTCAATGAGCTCGGGCTCTTCACAGTTGGGCTTTCTTGCTGCTTGGCCCATTTCACTTGCCTCAAACTAAACAATTCGGCCTAATTTGCAAACCTTTCTTCTCCTTATGCagccatttttcttcttcttcagtttttaaaataaaactactaAATTGAAAAGGAGAGACGAAGCTTATGAAGTGATAACGgtatgatttgatttttaagctATTTGATATTGTAAAGCTATCTTCTATTTAATCGATTTAAGTTTCAAACTGATTACACAAATGATTCTcttggttattttttttttcaaattttgattatatacGAGTTGAGGGTTTCAAAATTACGTACATCATTCTCGTGGCTTAATTGAACTTAGCTTATGAATTTTGGCTTAGTTTTAACTGTTTCTGTGTGATTTTTTCTGGTAATTAAGGCTTAATGATGGAGCTTCAATTTACAATTACATCAGCTACTTGATTGCTTTCACTTAGTACATTGCGTAATTATGAATAATTATGCAAATGTGAATTGCCAGATGAGTATTTTGTTTaccattcttcttctttttaacaTAATATTCTTTTGCAGGATTATTCGGCTCATTGATCTGTTCTTGTATTTGGACTTTTGTGGTTTCTTTTGAGAGCAAAAGGTATGAATTCATGTTGTTTTCGGATAGAACACATGTTGACTTACAAAAAGAAGATACACCATTGATTTATTACATGGAATGTTACCTGCTAGACTCACAACCATATTGAATAACTGCCCATCTGCTAACCAGGCAAAACAAATACATGCACAGATTGTTGTCAACAGCCTTAATAAACTTGAGCCTCTCTTAGTCCGTCAAATCCTTGTCGCTTCTCCCAGTTACACTAAAATTGTTTCTCAGTATGTCGAGAATATTCTTTTCCATCTACGGGATCCAGAAACCTTCTCATGGGGTTGCACAGTTAGATATTTCTCTCAGCAGGGCCAATTCGAGAAAGCTTTATCTCTATACAGAGAGATGGTTAGACAAGGACTTTGTCCAAGCACATATGCTATCTCGTCTTCTTTAAGGGCGTGCGCTagaattttacataatataggAGGGATTTCAATTCATGCTCAGTGTTATAAGTTTGGATTTTGTGGTTGTGTTTATGTGCAAACTGCCCTTGTGGATTTGTACTCAAAACTGGGCGATATGAACAGTGCATTGAAGGTTTTTGATGACACGGTGGAGAAAAATGTGGTTTCGTGGAATTCAATTTTATCTGGATATTTAAAGTCTGGGAAATTAGAACAGGCTCAGAGCTTGTTTGATCAAATACCAATGAAAGATATTGTATCGTGGAATTCGATGGTATCAGGGTATGCAAGTAATGGAGATATGGACCAGGCTTGCCTTTTATTTCAGCAGATGCCAGAGAGAAATTATGCTTCGTGGAATGCAATGATTAGCGGGTATGTGGATTGTGGTAACATAGAATCAGCGCAGGGTCTTTTTGATGCAATGCCCCAAAGAAATAACATTTCATGGATTACTTTGATTGCTGGGTACTCGAAATACGGAAATGTCGAGTCTGCATGGATTTTATTTAACCGGATGCTTAAGAAAGATCGCCTCTCATATAATGCCATGATATCTTGTTTTGCACAAAATAACCAGCCTAACGAGGCCCTTAAGCTGTTCAATGAGATGCGTAAATCTGATAATGATGTTCAACCAGATAAAATGACTATAGTAAGTGTTTTATCCGCTTGTTCACAATTGGGTGATTTGAGACAGGGATCATGGATTGAGTCATATATAAAGAATGTTGGGATAGAATTTGATGATCATTTGGTCACTGCTTTTATTGAcctttacgcaaagtgtgggaaTGTTGACAAGGCGTATGACTTATTTC
Coding sequences within it:
- the LOC126678930 gene encoding pentatricopeptide repeat-containing protein At4g22760; translation: MLPARLTTILNNCPSANQAKQIHAQIVVNSLNKLEPLLVRQILVASPSYTKIVSQYVENILFHLRDPETFSWGCTVRYFSQQGQFEKALSLYREMVRQGLCPSTYAISSSLRACARILHNIGGISIHAQCYKFGFCGCVYVQTALVDLYSKLGDMNSALKVFDDTVEKNVVSWNSILSGYLKSGKLEQAQSLFDQIPMKDIVSWNSMVSGYASNGDMDQACLLFQQMPERNYASWNAMISGYVDCGNIESAQGLFDAMPQRNNISWITLIAGYSKYGNVESAWILFNRMLKKDRLSYNAMISCFAQNNQPNEALKLFNEMRKSDNDVQPDKMTIVSVLSACSQLGDLRQGSWIESYIKNVGIEFDDHLVTAFIDLYAKCGNVDKAYDLFHCLKKKDVVAYSAIIFGCGINGKVADAVKLFGEMMTAQIKPNLVTFTGLLTAYNHAGLIEEAYRCFKSMTNHQLVPLSDHYAIMVDLLGRAGRLQEAYEFIKSMPMQPYADVWGALLLACEVHSNVEFGELAARRCFELEPATSAYYSLLANVYASVGRWDDAKRLRKAVKKKKLVKLPGCSWTEST